In one Epinephelus moara isolate mb chromosome 6, YSFRI_EMoa_1.0, whole genome shotgun sequence genomic region, the following are encoded:
- the LOC126392270 gene encoding zinc finger protein ZFAT-like isoform X3, producing the protein MDGQKAAGSVFMCRLCNLFSPSHSQLLAHCSQQHTQQEPPDDIIIALQPLVGEAVETLAESPVKRKRGRPKGSTKKTRIDLTEGKANSTHPLEDNVQIGEEGNKEEGDRQCNIIQGESHDGILGLECRDCHRSFSNRRQILKHICLKEEEEEEEDEEENGSISGGAGVEGSGSVDPGGGDPNQTQQNPARPGLLREKDAGSSRPPRTNRNRTSKEGGLATGNKKSVISVFLTQDETLPGVSKMVPVEDSSAETEPAAVQTQPQSAVFQSQSQDLPSEAAACDGNSKTDQEPSSDPASTTSTTTTAAGRGFQEYSIKQDAPNLLQSQLKIFACEFCNKIFKFRHSLVAHLRTHTQEKPFQCPHCDYASAIKANLNVHLRKHTGEKFSCQHCPFNCLSPGHLKVHIERVHLKVKQHCSFCEKKYSDVKNLLQHMEKRHNLEDPAVYQSYQQLRLKTRQGLRQLLYHCPTCNRRFKNQLERERHLLVHGPQRPFACLLCDHAATKMATLTAHVRKHLFLYVCCVCDGKFVSSQRLKSHLSESHLELDQGQAFTDCINNSYYLIQPGGAMWGYEEQEDTEKGMKEGLRLEQEGEDERTREEGRSNGVEGEQWRDGEGEQLEVAVSEEKEGEQAKSQGESAEEVQGKDGGLESGGSQELLHQANPTETTAPSDRQEEATAGKNSQDNTANTCTAAAEDNTQTFLPSDSSHTALLEDRAREDTHLADGSTHAAENTHAVSPGEDGQTPHSEKQVSEVLHQSAFQQVFSSLQKIRLNMESFQRLRKIYGDLECQYCGKLFWYKVHYNVHVRTHTKEHSHYCTKCSYSSITKSSLKRHQIQKHSGLLLPCSNPGCKYTTPDKYKLQAHLRTHQEQGKSVTCPVCQQSYPEHKLKHHIKTSHPDTLPVQGKGLMVQRAEKCPYCDSYFLKNSSDFQRHIWAHEGLKPYVCTVCDYAGRSRSNLKTHMNRHNTERRHLCDLCGKKFKSKVTLKSHRLSHTDEGKRFQCSECDFTSVSKPSLLRHMEQHAEFKPFRCAHCHYSCNIAGPLKRHYNMKHPDQKYQNAGPGQPNPDALKQQGGMKCPECEFVYGTKWELNRHLKSKHSLKVVECTWEVEEAVEAQYVPVEHEEQLTEVPVAALQDNVNIQQITELSSETHDAVTSMVAMAPGTVTVVQQLQVADEQEVGNCSNQLMVVNAEGGLTGNQVMVVEDAHGLEALTVLTQGENAHHYIVYVQEHTVEIN; encoded by the exons ATGGATGGACAAAAAGCAG CTGGTTCTGTGTTCATGTGTCGGCTGTGCAACCTCTTCTCTCCCAGTCACTCTCAGCTGCTGGCCCATTGCTCCCAGCAGCACACCCAGCAGGAGccacctgatgacatcatcattgcTCTGCAGCCCCTTGTAGGAGAGGCTGTGGAGACCCTGGCAG AGAGCCCAGTGAAGCGAAAGCGAGGACGACCTAAAGGTTCTACGAAGAAGACACGCATAGATTTGACAGAGGGAAAGGCCAACTCTACCCATCCTCTTGAGGATAATGTTCAAATAGGAGAAGAAGGGAATaaggaggagggagacagacaaTGTAACATAATACAAG GCGAAAGCCATGATGGGATTTTGGGGCTGGAATGTAGAGACTGCCACCGCTCGTTCAGCAACAGACGACAGATCCTCAAACACATCTGCctgaaagaagaggaggaggaggaggaggacgaagaGGAGAATG GGAGCATCTCTGGTGGAGCAGGAGTTGAGGGCTCTGGGAGTGTGGATCCTGGAGGAGGAGATCCAAATCAGACGCAACAAAACCCAGCAAGACCAGGACTCTTGAGAGAAAAAG ACGCGGGCAGCTCCAGACCCCCGAGAACCAACCGAAACCGCACCTCCAAAGAAGGAGGCCTTGCAACGGGAAACAAAAAGTCagtcatcagtgtttttctgacacaagATGAAACACTTCCAG GTGTTTCTAAAATGGTTCCAGTAGAGGACAGTTCAGCAGAAACAGAGCCTGCAGCTGTCCAAACTCAACCTCAG TCTGCAGTCTTCCAGAGTCAGTCACAAGACCTTCCAAGTGAAGCCGCTGCCTGTGACGGTAACTCTAAAACAGATCAGGAGCCAAG CTCTGACCCAGCCTCCACaacttcaacaacaacaacagcagccgGCAGAGGCTTCCAGGAATATTCTATCAAGCAAGATGCTCCCAA tTTACTTCAGAGCCAGCTGAAGATCTTTGCCTGTGAGTTCTGTAACAAGATCTTTAAATTCAGACACTCACTGGTCGCCCACCTCAGGACGCACACCCAGGAGAAACCGTTCCAGTGTCCACACTGTGACTATGCATCAGCCATCAAAG CCAACCTGAATGTTCACCTGAGGAAGCACACAGGAGAGAAGTTCAGCTGTCAGCACTGTCCTTTCAACTGCCTCAGCCCAGGACACCTCAAG GTCCACATAGAGCGAGTCCATCTGAAGGTGAAGCAGCACTGCAGCTTCTGTGAGAAGAAATACTCTGATGTAAAGAACTTGCTGCAACACATGGAGAAACGACATAACCTAGAGGACCCTGCTGTCTACCAGAGCTACCAACAGCTCAG GTTAAAGACTCGTCAAGGCCTCAGGCAGCTCCTCTACCACTGTCCCACCTGTAACCGGCGCTTCAAGAACCAGCTGGAGCGGGAGCGCCACCTGTTGGTCCACGGGCCCCAGCGTCCCTTCGCCTGCCTCCTGTGTGACCATGCTGCGACCAAGATGGCCACCCTCACCGCTCATGTCAGGAAGCACCTTTTCCTGTacgtgtgctgtgtgtgtgacggGAAGTTTGTCAGCTCTCAGAGGCTGAAGAGTCACTTGAGTGAGTCTCACCTGGAGCTGGACCAGGGGCAGGCCTTCACCGACTGTATCAACAACAGCTACTATCTGATACAGCCTGGAGGAGCCATGTGGGGCTACGAGGAGCAGGAAGATACAGAGAAAGGGATGAAGGAAGGGCTACGGTTAGAGCAGGAGGGTGAGGATGAAAGGACAAGAGAGGAAGGTAGAAGTAATGGTGTAGAAGGGGAACAGTGGCGAGATGGGGAAGGGGAGCAGCTGGAAGTAGCAGTGAgtgaagaaaaagaaggagaacAAGCTAAATCTCAGGGTGAAAGTGCAGAAGAAGTGCAGGGCAAAGACGGAGGATTAGAAAGTGGAGGTTCCCAAGAACTGCTCCATCAAGCTAATCCTACAGAAACCACAGCTCCctctgacagacaggaggaAGCAACAGCTGGGAAGAACTCACAGGACAACACAGCCAACACATGCACTGCTGCAGCTGAAGACAATACACAGACTTTTTTACCATCAGACAGCAGTCACACCGCACTGCTGGAGGACAGGGCTCGAGAAGACACACACCTAGCTGATGGGAGCACACatgcagctgaaaacacacacgcagTTTCTCCAGGGGAAGATGGACAAACTCCACATTCAGAAAAG CAGGTGTCGGAGGTTCTCCATCAGAGTGCGTTTCAGCAGGTGTTCTCATCTCTTCAGAAGATTCGGCTCAACATGGAGTCTTTCCAGCGGCTCAGGAAAATTTACGGAGACCTGGAATGTCAATACTGTG GTAAACTGTTCTGGTACAAAGTCCACTATAACGTCCACGTACGCACTCACACCAAGGAGCACTCGCATTATTGTACAAAGTGTAGCTACTCGTCCATCACCAAAAGCTCTCTGAAGCGTCACCAGATTCAGAAGCACAGCGGCTTGCTGCTGCCATGTTCAAATCCTGGCTGTAAATACACCACACCTGACAAGTACAAACTTCAGGCCCATCTGAGGACGCACCAGGAGCAG GGGAAGAGTGTGACCTGTCCTGTCTGCCAGCAAAGCTATCCAGAGCACAAACTGAAACACCACATCAAAACATCCCACCCCG ACACACTACCTGTGCAGGGTAAAGGACTGATGGTACAGCGCGCAGAGAAGTGCCCCTACTGTGACTCCTACTTCCTAAAGAACAGCAGTGACTTTCAGCGGCACATCTGGGCCCACGAAG gtcTGAAGCCATACGTCTGCACTGTGTGTGACTACGCAGGCCGCAGCAGGAGTAACCTGAAGACCCACATGAACCGACACAACACAGAGAGACGACACCTCTGTGATCTGTGCGGTAAAAAGTTCAAATCTAAAGTCACGCTCAAAAGCCACAGACTGAGCCACACTGACGAAG gGAAACGGTTTCAGTGTTCCGAGTGTGACTTCACCTCGGTCTCCAAACCGTCCTTGCTCCGACACATGGAGCAACACGCTGAGTTTAAG CCATTTCGCTGTGCCCACTGCCACTACTCCTGCAACATTGCTGGTCCCCTGAAGCGACACTACAACATGAAACACCCAGATCAGAAGTATCAGAATGCTGGACCTGGACAGCCGAACCCTGATGCTCTGAAACAGCAAG GTGGCATGAAGTGTCCTGAATGTGAATTTGTTTATGGCACCAAGTGGGAGTTGAACCGTCACCTGAAGAGCAAGCACAGCCTGAAAGTTGTGGAATGCACCTGGGAG GTGGAGGAGGCAGTAGAGGCTCAGTACGTGCCTGTGGAGCATGAAGAACAGCTGACTGAAGTACCTGTAGCAGCCCTGCAGGACAACG TTAATATCCAGCAGATCACTGAGTTAAGTTCAGAGACTCACGACGCCGTCACCTCCATGGTCGCCATGGCTCCAGGCACTGTTACTGTCGTGCAACAG TTGCAGGTGGCTGATGAGCAGGAAGTGGGGAACTGCAGCAACCAGCTGATGGTGGTGAACGCAGAAGGGGGTCTGACCGGTAACCaggtgatggtggtggaggaCGCACACGGCCTGGAGGCTCTGACAGTCCTCACTCAGGGAGAAAACGCTCACCACTATATCGTCTACGTCCAGGAACACACAGTAGAAATCAACTAG
- the LOC126392270 gene encoding zinc finger protein ZFAT-like isoform X4, with amino-acid sequence MDGQKAAGSVFMCRLCNLFSPSHSQLLAHCSQQHTQQEPPDDIIIALQPLVGEAVETLAESPVKRKRGRPKGSTKKTRIDLTEGKANSTHPLEDNVQIGEEGNKEEGDRQCNIIQGESHDGILGLECRDCHRSFSNRRQILKHICLKEEEEEEEDEEENGSISGGAGVEGSGSVDPGGGDPNQTQQNPARPGLLREKDAGSSRPPRTNRNRTSKEGGLATGNKKSVISVFLTQDETLPGVSKMVPVEDSSAETEPAAVQTQPQSAVFQSQSQDLPSEAAACDGNSKTDQEPSSDPASTTSTTTTAAGRGFQEYSIKQDAPNLLQSQLKIFACEFCNKIFKFRHSLVAHLRTHTQEKPFQCPHCDYASAIKANLNVHLRKHTGEKFSCQHCPFNCLSPGHLKVHIERVHLKVKQHCSFCEKKYSDVKNLLQHMEKRHNLEDPAVYQSYQQLRLKTRQGLRQLLYHCPTCNRRFKNQLERERHLLVHGPQRPFACLLCDHAATKMATLTAHVRKHLFLYVCCVCDGKFVSSQRLKSHLSESHLELDQGQAFTDCINNSYYLIQPGGAMWGYEEQEDTEKGMKEGLRLEQEGEDERTREEGRSNGVEGEQWRDGEGEQLEVAVSEEKEGEQAKSQGESAEEVQGKDGGLESGGSQELLHQANPTETTAPSDRQEEATAGKNSQDNTANTCTAAAEDNTQTFLPSDSSHTALLEDRAREDTHLADGSTHAAENTHAVSPGEDGQTPHSEKVSEVLHQSAFQQVFSSLQKIRLNMESFQRLRKIYGDLECQYCGKLFWYKVHYNVHVRTHTKEHSHYCTKCSYSSITKSSLKRHQIQKHSGLLLPCSNPGCKYTTPDKYKLQAHLRTHQEQGKSVTCPVCQQSYPEHKLKHHIKTSHPDTLPVQGKGLMVQRAEKCPYCDSYFLKNSSDFQRHIWAHEGLKPYVCTVCDYAGRSRSNLKTHMNRHNTERRHLCDLCGKKFKSKVTLKSHRLSHTDEGKRFQCSECDFTSVSKPSLLRHMEQHAEFKPFRCAHCHYSCNIAGPLKRHYNMKHPDQKYQNAGPGQPNPDALKQQGGMKCPECEFVYGTKWELNRHLKSKHSLKVVECTWEVEEAVEAQYVPVEHEEQLTEVPVAALQDNVNIQQITELSSETHDAVTSMVAMAPGTVTVVQQLQVADEQEVGNCSNQLMVVNAEGGLTGNQVMVVEDAHGLEALTVLTQGENAHHYIVYVQEHTVEIN; translated from the exons ATGGATGGACAAAAAGCAG CTGGTTCTGTGTTCATGTGTCGGCTGTGCAACCTCTTCTCTCCCAGTCACTCTCAGCTGCTGGCCCATTGCTCCCAGCAGCACACCCAGCAGGAGccacctgatgacatcatcattgcTCTGCAGCCCCTTGTAGGAGAGGCTGTGGAGACCCTGGCAG AGAGCCCAGTGAAGCGAAAGCGAGGACGACCTAAAGGTTCTACGAAGAAGACACGCATAGATTTGACAGAGGGAAAGGCCAACTCTACCCATCCTCTTGAGGATAATGTTCAAATAGGAGAAGAAGGGAATaaggaggagggagacagacaaTGTAACATAATACAAG GCGAAAGCCATGATGGGATTTTGGGGCTGGAATGTAGAGACTGCCACCGCTCGTTCAGCAACAGACGACAGATCCTCAAACACATCTGCctgaaagaagaggaggaggaggaggaggacgaagaGGAGAATG GGAGCATCTCTGGTGGAGCAGGAGTTGAGGGCTCTGGGAGTGTGGATCCTGGAGGAGGAGATCCAAATCAGACGCAACAAAACCCAGCAAGACCAGGACTCTTGAGAGAAAAAG ACGCGGGCAGCTCCAGACCCCCGAGAACCAACCGAAACCGCACCTCCAAAGAAGGAGGCCTTGCAACGGGAAACAAAAAGTCagtcatcagtgtttttctgacacaagATGAAACACTTCCAG GTGTTTCTAAAATGGTTCCAGTAGAGGACAGTTCAGCAGAAACAGAGCCTGCAGCTGTCCAAACTCAACCTCAG TCTGCAGTCTTCCAGAGTCAGTCACAAGACCTTCCAAGTGAAGCCGCTGCCTGTGACGGTAACTCTAAAACAGATCAGGAGCCAAG CTCTGACCCAGCCTCCACaacttcaacaacaacaacagcagccgGCAGAGGCTTCCAGGAATATTCTATCAAGCAAGATGCTCCCAA tTTACTTCAGAGCCAGCTGAAGATCTTTGCCTGTGAGTTCTGTAACAAGATCTTTAAATTCAGACACTCACTGGTCGCCCACCTCAGGACGCACACCCAGGAGAAACCGTTCCAGTGTCCACACTGTGACTATGCATCAGCCATCAAAG CCAACCTGAATGTTCACCTGAGGAAGCACACAGGAGAGAAGTTCAGCTGTCAGCACTGTCCTTTCAACTGCCTCAGCCCAGGACACCTCAAG GTCCACATAGAGCGAGTCCATCTGAAGGTGAAGCAGCACTGCAGCTTCTGTGAGAAGAAATACTCTGATGTAAAGAACTTGCTGCAACACATGGAGAAACGACATAACCTAGAGGACCCTGCTGTCTACCAGAGCTACCAACAGCTCAG GTTAAAGACTCGTCAAGGCCTCAGGCAGCTCCTCTACCACTGTCCCACCTGTAACCGGCGCTTCAAGAACCAGCTGGAGCGGGAGCGCCACCTGTTGGTCCACGGGCCCCAGCGTCCCTTCGCCTGCCTCCTGTGTGACCATGCTGCGACCAAGATGGCCACCCTCACCGCTCATGTCAGGAAGCACCTTTTCCTGTacgtgtgctgtgtgtgtgacggGAAGTTTGTCAGCTCTCAGAGGCTGAAGAGTCACTTGAGTGAGTCTCACCTGGAGCTGGACCAGGGGCAGGCCTTCACCGACTGTATCAACAACAGCTACTATCTGATACAGCCTGGAGGAGCCATGTGGGGCTACGAGGAGCAGGAAGATACAGAGAAAGGGATGAAGGAAGGGCTACGGTTAGAGCAGGAGGGTGAGGATGAAAGGACAAGAGAGGAAGGTAGAAGTAATGGTGTAGAAGGGGAACAGTGGCGAGATGGGGAAGGGGAGCAGCTGGAAGTAGCAGTGAgtgaagaaaaagaaggagaacAAGCTAAATCTCAGGGTGAAAGTGCAGAAGAAGTGCAGGGCAAAGACGGAGGATTAGAAAGTGGAGGTTCCCAAGAACTGCTCCATCAAGCTAATCCTACAGAAACCACAGCTCCctctgacagacaggaggaAGCAACAGCTGGGAAGAACTCACAGGACAACACAGCCAACACATGCACTGCTGCAGCTGAAGACAATACACAGACTTTTTTACCATCAGACAGCAGTCACACCGCACTGCTGGAGGACAGGGCTCGAGAAGACACACACCTAGCTGATGGGAGCACACatgcagctgaaaacacacacgcagTTTCTCCAGGGGAAGATGGACAAACTCCACATTCAGAAAAG GTGTCGGAGGTTCTCCATCAGAGTGCGTTTCAGCAGGTGTTCTCATCTCTTCAGAAGATTCGGCTCAACATGGAGTCTTTCCAGCGGCTCAGGAAAATTTACGGAGACCTGGAATGTCAATACTGTG GTAAACTGTTCTGGTACAAAGTCCACTATAACGTCCACGTACGCACTCACACCAAGGAGCACTCGCATTATTGTACAAAGTGTAGCTACTCGTCCATCACCAAAAGCTCTCTGAAGCGTCACCAGATTCAGAAGCACAGCGGCTTGCTGCTGCCATGTTCAAATCCTGGCTGTAAATACACCACACCTGACAAGTACAAACTTCAGGCCCATCTGAGGACGCACCAGGAGCAG GGGAAGAGTGTGACCTGTCCTGTCTGCCAGCAAAGCTATCCAGAGCACAAACTGAAACACCACATCAAAACATCCCACCCCG ACACACTACCTGTGCAGGGTAAAGGACTGATGGTACAGCGCGCAGAGAAGTGCCCCTACTGTGACTCCTACTTCCTAAAGAACAGCAGTGACTTTCAGCGGCACATCTGGGCCCACGAAG gtcTGAAGCCATACGTCTGCACTGTGTGTGACTACGCAGGCCGCAGCAGGAGTAACCTGAAGACCCACATGAACCGACACAACACAGAGAGACGACACCTCTGTGATCTGTGCGGTAAAAAGTTCAAATCTAAAGTCACGCTCAAAAGCCACAGACTGAGCCACACTGACGAAG gGAAACGGTTTCAGTGTTCCGAGTGTGACTTCACCTCGGTCTCCAAACCGTCCTTGCTCCGACACATGGAGCAACACGCTGAGTTTAAG CCATTTCGCTGTGCCCACTGCCACTACTCCTGCAACATTGCTGGTCCCCTGAAGCGACACTACAACATGAAACACCCAGATCAGAAGTATCAGAATGCTGGACCTGGACAGCCGAACCCTGATGCTCTGAAACAGCAAG GTGGCATGAAGTGTCCTGAATGTGAATTTGTTTATGGCACCAAGTGGGAGTTGAACCGTCACCTGAAGAGCAAGCACAGCCTGAAAGTTGTGGAATGCACCTGGGAG GTGGAGGAGGCAGTAGAGGCTCAGTACGTGCCTGTGGAGCATGAAGAACAGCTGACTGAAGTACCTGTAGCAGCCCTGCAGGACAACG TTAATATCCAGCAGATCACTGAGTTAAGTTCAGAGACTCACGACGCCGTCACCTCCATGGTCGCCATGGCTCCAGGCACTGTTACTGTCGTGCAACAG TTGCAGGTGGCTGATGAGCAGGAAGTGGGGAACTGCAGCAACCAGCTGATGGTGGTGAACGCAGAAGGGGGTCTGACCGGTAACCaggtgatggtggtggaggaCGCACACGGCCTGGAGGCTCTGACAGTCCTCACTCAGGGAGAAAACGCTCACCACTATATCGTCTACGTCCAGGAACACACAGTAGAAATCAACTAG
- the LOC126392270 gene encoding zinc finger protein ZFAT-like isoform X2, with amino-acid sequence MDGQKAAGSVFMCRLCNLFSPSHSQLLAHCSQQHTQQEPPDDIIIALQPLVGEAVETLAESPVKRKRGRPKGSTKKTRIDLTEGKANSTHPLEDNVQIGEEGNKEEGDRQCNIIQGESHDGILGLECRDCHRSFSNRRQILKHICLKEEEEEEEDEEENGSISGGAGVEGSGSVDPGGGDPNQTQQNPARPGLLREKDAGSSRPPRTNRNRTSKEGGLATGNKKSVISVFLTQDETLPGVSKMVPVEDSSAETEPAAVQTQPQQSAVFQSQSQDLPSEAAACDGNSKTDQEPSSDPASTTSTTTTAAGRGFQEYSIKQDAPNLLQSQLKIFACEFCNKIFKFRHSLVAHLRTHTQEKPFQCPHCDYASAIKANLNVHLRKHTGEKFSCQHCPFNCLSPGHLKVHIERVHLKVKQHCSFCEKKYSDVKNLLQHMEKRHNLEDPAVYQSYQQLRLKTRQGLRQLLYHCPTCNRRFKNQLERERHLLVHGPQRPFACLLCDHAATKMATLTAHVRKHLFLYVCCVCDGKFVSSQRLKSHLSESHLELDQGQAFTDCINNSYYLIQPGGAMWGYEEQEDTEKGMKEGLRLEQEGEDERTREEGRSNGVEGEQWRDGEGEQLEVAVSEEKEGEQAKSQGESAEEVQGKDGGLESGGSQELLHQANPTETTAPSDRQEEATAGKNSQDNTANTCTAAAEDNTQTFLPSDSSHTALLEDRAREDTHLADGSTHAAENTHAVSPGEDGQTPHSEKVSEVLHQSAFQQVFSSLQKIRLNMESFQRLRKIYGDLECQYCGKLFWYKVHYNVHVRTHTKEHSHYCTKCSYSSITKSSLKRHQIQKHSGLLLPCSNPGCKYTTPDKYKLQAHLRTHQEQGKSVTCPVCQQSYPEHKLKHHIKTSHPDTLPVQGKGLMVQRAEKCPYCDSYFLKNSSDFQRHIWAHEGLKPYVCTVCDYAGRSRSNLKTHMNRHNTERRHLCDLCGKKFKSKVTLKSHRLSHTDEGKRFQCSECDFTSVSKPSLLRHMEQHAEFKPFRCAHCHYSCNIAGPLKRHYNMKHPDQKYQNAGPGQPNPDALKQQGGMKCPECEFVYGTKWELNRHLKSKHSLKVVECTWEVEEAVEAQYVPVEHEEQLTEVPVAALQDNVNIQQITELSSETHDAVTSMVAMAPGTVTVVQQLQVADEQEVGNCSNQLMVVNAEGGLTGNQVMVVEDAHGLEALTVLTQGENAHHYIVYVQEHTVEIN; translated from the exons ATGGATGGACAAAAAGCAG CTGGTTCTGTGTTCATGTGTCGGCTGTGCAACCTCTTCTCTCCCAGTCACTCTCAGCTGCTGGCCCATTGCTCCCAGCAGCACACCCAGCAGGAGccacctgatgacatcatcattgcTCTGCAGCCCCTTGTAGGAGAGGCTGTGGAGACCCTGGCAG AGAGCCCAGTGAAGCGAAAGCGAGGACGACCTAAAGGTTCTACGAAGAAGACACGCATAGATTTGACAGAGGGAAAGGCCAACTCTACCCATCCTCTTGAGGATAATGTTCAAATAGGAGAAGAAGGGAATaaggaggagggagacagacaaTGTAACATAATACAAG GCGAAAGCCATGATGGGATTTTGGGGCTGGAATGTAGAGACTGCCACCGCTCGTTCAGCAACAGACGACAGATCCTCAAACACATCTGCctgaaagaagaggaggaggaggaggaggacgaagaGGAGAATG GGAGCATCTCTGGTGGAGCAGGAGTTGAGGGCTCTGGGAGTGTGGATCCTGGAGGAGGAGATCCAAATCAGACGCAACAAAACCCAGCAAGACCAGGACTCTTGAGAGAAAAAG ACGCGGGCAGCTCCAGACCCCCGAGAACCAACCGAAACCGCACCTCCAAAGAAGGAGGCCTTGCAACGGGAAACAAAAAGTCagtcatcagtgtttttctgacacaagATGAAACACTTCCAG GTGTTTCTAAAATGGTTCCAGTAGAGGACAGTTCAGCAGAAACAGAGCCTGCAGCTGTCCAAACTCAACCTCAG CAGTCTGCAGTCTTCCAGAGTCAGTCACAAGACCTTCCAAGTGAAGCCGCTGCCTGTGACGGTAACTCTAAAACAGATCAGGAGCCAAG CTCTGACCCAGCCTCCACaacttcaacaacaacaacagcagccgGCAGAGGCTTCCAGGAATATTCTATCAAGCAAGATGCTCCCAA tTTACTTCAGAGCCAGCTGAAGATCTTTGCCTGTGAGTTCTGTAACAAGATCTTTAAATTCAGACACTCACTGGTCGCCCACCTCAGGACGCACACCCAGGAGAAACCGTTCCAGTGTCCACACTGTGACTATGCATCAGCCATCAAAG CCAACCTGAATGTTCACCTGAGGAAGCACACAGGAGAGAAGTTCAGCTGTCAGCACTGTCCTTTCAACTGCCTCAGCCCAGGACACCTCAAG GTCCACATAGAGCGAGTCCATCTGAAGGTGAAGCAGCACTGCAGCTTCTGTGAGAAGAAATACTCTGATGTAAAGAACTTGCTGCAACACATGGAGAAACGACATAACCTAGAGGACCCTGCTGTCTACCAGAGCTACCAACAGCTCAG GTTAAAGACTCGTCAAGGCCTCAGGCAGCTCCTCTACCACTGTCCCACCTGTAACCGGCGCTTCAAGAACCAGCTGGAGCGGGAGCGCCACCTGTTGGTCCACGGGCCCCAGCGTCCCTTCGCCTGCCTCCTGTGTGACCATGCTGCGACCAAGATGGCCACCCTCACCGCTCATGTCAGGAAGCACCTTTTCCTGTacgtgtgctgtgtgtgtgacggGAAGTTTGTCAGCTCTCAGAGGCTGAAGAGTCACTTGAGTGAGTCTCACCTGGAGCTGGACCAGGGGCAGGCCTTCACCGACTGTATCAACAACAGCTACTATCTGATACAGCCTGGAGGAGCCATGTGGGGCTACGAGGAGCAGGAAGATACAGAGAAAGGGATGAAGGAAGGGCTACGGTTAGAGCAGGAGGGTGAGGATGAAAGGACAAGAGAGGAAGGTAGAAGTAATGGTGTAGAAGGGGAACAGTGGCGAGATGGGGAAGGGGAGCAGCTGGAAGTAGCAGTGAgtgaagaaaaagaaggagaacAAGCTAAATCTCAGGGTGAAAGTGCAGAAGAAGTGCAGGGCAAAGACGGAGGATTAGAAAGTGGAGGTTCCCAAGAACTGCTCCATCAAGCTAATCCTACAGAAACCACAGCTCCctctgacagacaggaggaAGCAACAGCTGGGAAGAACTCACAGGACAACACAGCCAACACATGCACTGCTGCAGCTGAAGACAATACACAGACTTTTTTACCATCAGACAGCAGTCACACCGCACTGCTGGAGGACAGGGCTCGAGAAGACACACACCTAGCTGATGGGAGCACACatgcagctgaaaacacacacgcagTTTCTCCAGGGGAAGATGGACAAACTCCACATTCAGAAAAG GTGTCGGAGGTTCTCCATCAGAGTGCGTTTCAGCAGGTGTTCTCATCTCTTCAGAAGATTCGGCTCAACATGGAGTCTTTCCAGCGGCTCAGGAAAATTTACGGAGACCTGGAATGTCAATACTGTG GTAAACTGTTCTGGTACAAAGTCCACTATAACGTCCACGTACGCACTCACACCAAGGAGCACTCGCATTATTGTACAAAGTGTAGCTACTCGTCCATCACCAAAAGCTCTCTGAAGCGTCACCAGATTCAGAAGCACAGCGGCTTGCTGCTGCCATGTTCAAATCCTGGCTGTAAATACACCACACCTGACAAGTACAAACTTCAGGCCCATCTGAGGACGCACCAGGAGCAG GGGAAGAGTGTGACCTGTCCTGTCTGCCAGCAAAGCTATCCAGAGCACAAACTGAAACACCACATCAAAACATCCCACCCCG ACACACTACCTGTGCAGGGTAAAGGACTGATGGTACAGCGCGCAGAGAAGTGCCCCTACTGTGACTCCTACTTCCTAAAGAACAGCAGTGACTTTCAGCGGCACATCTGGGCCCACGAAG gtcTGAAGCCATACGTCTGCACTGTGTGTGACTACGCAGGCCGCAGCAGGAGTAACCTGAAGACCCACATGAACCGACACAACACAGAGAGACGACACCTCTGTGATCTGTGCGGTAAAAAGTTCAAATCTAAAGTCACGCTCAAAAGCCACAGACTGAGCCACACTGACGAAG gGAAACGGTTTCAGTGTTCCGAGTGTGACTTCACCTCGGTCTCCAAACCGTCCTTGCTCCGACACATGGAGCAACACGCTGAGTTTAAG CCATTTCGCTGTGCCCACTGCCACTACTCCTGCAACATTGCTGGTCCCCTGAAGCGACACTACAACATGAAACACCCAGATCAGAAGTATCAGAATGCTGGACCTGGACAGCCGAACCCTGATGCTCTGAAACAGCAAG GTGGCATGAAGTGTCCTGAATGTGAATTTGTTTATGGCACCAAGTGGGAGTTGAACCGTCACCTGAAGAGCAAGCACAGCCTGAAAGTTGTGGAATGCACCTGGGAG GTGGAGGAGGCAGTAGAGGCTCAGTACGTGCCTGTGGAGCATGAAGAACAGCTGACTGAAGTACCTGTAGCAGCCCTGCAGGACAACG TTAATATCCAGCAGATCACTGAGTTAAGTTCAGAGACTCACGACGCCGTCACCTCCATGGTCGCCATGGCTCCAGGCACTGTTACTGTCGTGCAACAG TTGCAGGTGGCTGATGAGCAGGAAGTGGGGAACTGCAGCAACCAGCTGATGGTGGTGAACGCAGAAGGGGGTCTGACCGGTAACCaggtgatggtggtggaggaCGCACACGGCCTGGAGGCTCTGACAGTCCTCACTCAGGGAGAAAACGCTCACCACTATATCGTCTACGTCCAGGAACACACAGTAGAAATCAACTAG